A segment of the uncultured Desulfobulbus sp. genome:
GAAGTTGCGCCCGGTGTCAGTGAATATGTCTACTATGAAGATCGTCCCGGTCTGTTTGGGAACATGCCGATGGTCGGTTCCATGGTTGACCCATCTGGGTATGAGATGATTATCGTGACCCTGCAGGGCAATCTGGTCACCAACTGCGAGTTTCGCAATTTCAGTGAGTCTGAACGTGCCTGGACCAAAGATTACACCTGGAAAGAGGTCAAGTGAGTTCACCCTCAAATTTTGATATCAACCGTGAGCGGATGATTGAGGAGCAGTTGGTAGCGCGCGGCATTACCGACCAGCGGGTGCTGGATGCCATGCGCACAGTTCCTCGCCACCTTTTTGTCGAAGATGCCATGCAGGCACACGCTTATGGTGATTTTCCCCTGCCCATCGGCAATGGTCAGACTATTTCCCAGCCCTATATTGTCGCTCTGATGAGTCTTGCCCTGCAGCTCAAGGGGGATGAGCGTATTCTTGAAATCGGCACTGGATCTGGTTACCACGCGGCCATCCTCTCAAGACTGTGCCAGAAAGTGTATACGGTTGAGCGTATTGATGGCCTGGTGGGCCGAGCTCGGCGGGTATTTGATCGTTTGCGCTATTATAATATAGTCTCCCGTATTGATGATGGAACCGTGGGCTGGGCCTCTGAGGCGCCCTTTGATTGCATTATTGTGACTGCGGGCGGACCAAAGATTCCAGAGCCGCTTCTGGAGCAGCTTGGTGATCCTGGTCGTATGGTTATGCCTGTTGGTGGCCAGACTGTGCAGGATCTCAAACTGGTGGAGAAACGCGAGGGAGAGGTTGTCATCACCTCCATGGAACAGGTTCGTTTTGTGGATCTGATTGGTGCCCACGGCTGGCAGAATTAGACCACACCAGTCCCGTTAAAGCGGAGGTTGCCGCTGAGAAATGGCCCGTGTTTCACGGGCTTTTTTTTATGATTATCGTCAATGCTTCTTGCTTCTCAAACAGCTACCTGCGACAATACGTATCTGTAAAAGATCCTGATTATCCCTCGAATCCGTCAGCATTTATCGGAACGTCATGTCCTTTCTCAACAGCGAATCCCTTCTTGATCTCCTCGTCAAAGAACAGGTGCTCTCGCCCGATCAGCGGCAGCATATAATTCTCCATAAAGGCCGTCAGCGTCAAAAGCTGCTCAAACAGTTTGGAGGAAGACGGCATGATGATGAAATCCGTCCTGACAAGTGGGATCCGGATCTGGTGGATATCATCGCCTCCATGGGCTTGAAATCACCCGGTGCGGGCAAACCTCTGGTGACTGACGAGGCAATTATGCGGGCGGTCAGCCGTGGCCTCAAAATTCCCTACAAGAAGCTCGATCCACTGGAGCTGGATATGGATACCGTCACCAAGACGATCCCTCGCTCCTTTGCCCTCAATCATCTCTTGTTGCCCTTTGAGCGCTCAGCCAGTGAGCTCTGCGTGGCCACCTATCACCCTGATAATCGTCATGTGCTGGAGGATATTGAAAAGGCCAACCAGGTCCGGGTAAAGCCCTTTCTCACCACCCGTAAAGACATCAACAAAATTCAGGCTGAGTTTTTTGGCTTTCAACGCTCAATCACCGCGGCAGAGTCCCAGTTTGGCAGCAGTGGGGGCTCTGCAACCGTGGATATTGGAAATCT
Coding sequences within it:
- a CDS encoding protein-L-isoaspartate(D-aspartate) O-methyltransferase; translation: MSSPSNFDINRERMIEEQLVARGITDQRVLDAMRTVPRHLFVEDAMQAHAYGDFPLPIGNGQTISQPYIVALMSLALQLKGDERILEIGTGSGYHAAILSRLCQKVYTVERIDGLVGRARRVFDRLRYYNIVSRIDDGTVGWASEAPFDCIIVTAGGPKIPEPLLEQLGDPGRMVMPVGGQTVQDLKLVEKREGEVVITSMEQVRFVDLIGAHGWQN